In Plasmodium falciparum 3D7 genome assembly, chromosome: 13, the following are encoded in one genomic region:
- a CDS encoding CCAAT-binding transcription factor, putative: MENQNNEEQTNKIKETLFGLSTGIIQKAINNNVDLRNYRMRKEALETLGKCLSMFILYITDGAMEYCENEKRSTILVRDILNSLDDSLFLDIHDELKRQLTIQEENNKTEISKVSENVQAQYASNNELNNNQKEGKPKNKDDDFDILLQALE, from the coding sequence ATGGAAAACCAAAACAATGAAGAACAAACTAATAAGATTAAAGAAACTTTATTTGGTCTTTCTACAGGTATTATTCAAAAagctataaataataatgttgatTTAAGAAATTATCGAATGAGAAAAGAAGCACTCGAGACACTAGGGAAATGTTTGtctatgtttattttatatataactgATGGAGCTATGGAATATtgtgaaaatgaaaaaagatcTACCATACTGGTCAGAGatattttaaattctttAGATGATTCTTTATTTCTAGATATACATGATGAATTGAAAAGACAGCTAACTATtcaagaagaaaataataaaacggAAATATCAAAAGTATCAGAAAATGTACAAGCTCAATATGCTTCAAACAATGAacttaataataatcaaaagGAAGGGAAgccaaaaaataaagatgatgATTTTGATATATTGTTACAAGCTCTagaataa
- a CDS encoding carbamoyl phosphate synthetase, translating into MTSEFWPDLDFKTVGRLILEDGNEFVGYSVGYEGCKGNNSISCHKEYRNIINNDNSKNSNNSFCNNEENNLKDDLLYKNSRLENEDFIVTGEVIFNTAMVGYPEALTDPSYFGQILVLTFPSIGNYGIEKVKHDETFGLVQNFESNKIQVQGLVICEYSKQSYHYNSYITLSEWLKIYKIPCIGGIDTRALTKLLREKGSMLGKIVIYKNRQHINKLYKEINLFDPGNIDTLKYVCNHFIRVIKLNNITYNYKNKEEFNYTNEMITNDSSMEDHDNEINGSISNFNNCPSISSFDKSESKNVINHTLLRDKMNLITSSEEYLKDLHNCNFSNSSDKNDSFFKLYGICEYDKYLIDLEENASFHYNNVDEYGYYDVNKNTNILSNNKIEQNNNNENNKNNKNNNNNEVDYIKKDEDNNVNSKVFYSQYNNNAPNNEHTEFNLNNDYSTYIRKKMKNEEFLNLVNKRKVDHKEKIIVIVDCGIKNSIIKNLIRHGMDLPLTYIIVPYYYNFNHIDYDAVLLSNGPGDPKKCDFLIKNLKDSLTKNKIIFGICLGNQLLGISLGCDTYKMKYGNRGVNQPVIQLVDNICYITSQNHGYCLKKKSILKRKELAISYINANDKSIEGISHKNGRFYSVQFHPEGNNGPEDTSFLFKNFLLDIFNKKKQYREYLGYNIIYIKKKVLLLGSGGLCIGQAGEFDYSGTQAIKSLKECGIYVILVNPNIATVQTSKGLADKVYFLPVNCEFVEKIIKKEKPDFILCTFGGQTALNCALMLDQKKVLKKNNCQCLGTSLESIRITENRTLFAEKLKEINERIAPYGSAKNVNQAIDIANKIGYPILVRTTFSLGGLNSSFINNEEELIEKCNKIFLQTDNEIFIDKSLQGWKEIEYELLRDNKNNCIAICNMENIDPLGIHTGDSIVVAPSQTLSNYEYYKFREIALKVITHLNIIGECNIQFGINPQTGEYCIIEVNARLSRSSALASKATGYPLAYISAKIALGYDLISLKNSITKKTTACFEPSLDYITTKIPRWDLNKFEFASNTMNSSMKSVGEVMSIGRTFEESIQKSLRCIDDNYLGFSNTYCIDWDEKKIIEELKNPSPKRIDAIHQAFHLNMPMDKIHELTHIDYWFLHKFYNIYNLQNKLKTLKLEQLSFNDLKYFKKHGFSDKQIAHYLSFNTSDNNNNNNNISSCRVTENDVMKYREKLGLFPHIKVIDTLSAEFPALTNYLYLTYQGQEHDVLPLNMKRKKICTLNNKRNANKKKVHVKNHLYNELVDDKDTQLHKENNNNNNMNSGNVENKCKLNKESYGYNNSSNCINTNNINIENNICHDISINKNIKVTINNSNNSISNNENVETNLNCVSERAGSHHIYGKEEKSIGSDDTNILSAQNSNNNFSCNNENMNKANVDVNVLENDTKKREDINTTTVFMEGQNSVINNKNKENSSLLKGDEEDIVMVNLKKENNYNSVINNVDCRKKDMDGKNINDECKTYKKNKYKDMGLNNNIVDELSNGTSHSTNDHLYLDNFNTSDEEIGNNKNMDMYLSKQKSISNKNPGNSYYVVDSVYNNEYKINKMKELIDNENLNDEYNNNVNMNCSNYNNASAFVNGKDRNDNLENDCIEKNMDHTYKHYNRLNNRRSTNERMMLMVNNEKESNHEKGHRRNGLNKKNKEKNMEKNKGKNKDKKNYHYVNHKRNNEYNSNNIESKFNNYVDDINKKEYYEDENDIYYFTHSSQGNNDDLSNDNYLSSEELNTDEYDDDYYYDEDEEDDYDDDNDDDDDDGEDEEDNDYYNDDGYDSYNSLSSSRISDVSSVIYSGNENIFNEKYNDIGFKIIDNRNEKEKEKKKCFIVLGCGCYRIGSSVEFDWSAIHCVKTIRKLNHKAILINCNPETVSTDYDESDRLYFDEITTEVIKFIYNFENSNGVIIAFGGQTSNNLVFSLYKNNVNILGSSAQSVDCCENRNKFSHLCDSLKIDQPKWNKFTKLSKAIQFANEVKFPVLVRPSYVLSGAAMRVVNCFEELKNFLMKAAIVSKDNPVVISKFIENAKEIEIDCVSKNGKIINYAISEHVENAGVHSGDATLILPAQNIYVETHRKIKKISEKISKSLNISGPFNIQFICHQNEIKIIECNLRASRTFPFISKALNLNFIDLATRILMGYDVKPINISLIDLEYTAVKAPIFSFNRLHGSDCILGVEMKSTGEVACFGLNKYEALLKSLIATGMKLPKKSILISIKNLNNKLAFEEPFQLLFLMGFTIYATEGTYDFYSKFLESFNVNKGSKFHQRLIKVHNKNAENISPNTTDLIMNHKVEMVINITDTLKTKVSSNGYKIRRLASDFQVPLITNMKLCSLFIDSLYRKFSRQKERKSFYTIKSYDEYISLV; encoded by the exons ATGACTTCAGAATTTTGGCCAGATTTag ATTTTAAAACAGTTGGGAGGTTAATTCTTGAAGATGGTAACGAATTTGTAGGGTACAGTGTAGGTTACGAAGGGTGTAAAGGAAATAATAGTATATCATGTCATAAGGAgtatagaaatattattaataatgataatagcaagaatagtaataattcattttgtaataatgaagaaaacaaTTTGAAAgatgatttattatataaaaatagtcGATTAGAAAATGAAGATTTTATTGTTACAGGTGAAGTTATATTTAATACAGCTATGGTTGGATATCCTGAAGCTTTAACGGACCCAAGTTATTTTGGTCAAATATTAGTTTTAACATTTCCTTCTATTGGTAATTATGGTATTGAAAAAGTAAAACATGATGAAACGTTTGGATTAGTACAAAATTTTGAAAGTAATAAAATTCAAGTACAAGGTTTAGTTATTTGTGAATATTCGAAGCAATCATATCATTACAATTCTTATATTACCTTAAGTGAATGGTTAAAGATTTATAAAATTCCATGTATAGGTGGTATAGATACAAGAGCCTTAACAAAACTTTTAAGAGAAAAAGGTAGTATGTTAGGTaaaatagttatatataaaaacagacaacatattaataaattatataaagaaattaatCTTTTTGATCCTGGTAATATAGATACTctaaaatatgtatgtaatCATTTTATACGTGTTATTAAGttgaataatattacatataattataaaaataaggaagAATTTAATTATACCAATGAAATGATTACTAATGATTCTTCAATGGAAGATCATGATAATGAAATTAATGGTAGTATttctaattttaataattgtcCAAGTATCTCTAGTTTTGATAAAAGTGAATCGAAAAATGTTATTAATCATACATTGTTAAGAGATAAAATGAACCTAATAACTTCATCTGAAGAATATCTGAAAGATCTTCATAATTGTAATTTTAGTAATAGTagtgataaaaatgattctttttttaagttATATGGTATATgtgaatatgataaatatttaattgaCCTTGAAGAAAATGCTAGctttcattataataatgtagaTGAATATGGATATTAtgatgttaataaaaatacaaatattctatctaataataaaatagaacAAAACAACAATAAcgaaaataacaaaaataacaaaaataacaacaataacgAGGttgattatataaagaaagatGAGGATAATAATGTCAATAGTAAGGTCTTTTATAgccaatataataataatgcaccaaataatgaacataccgaatttaatttaaataatgattattcTACTTATATTagaaagaaaatgaaaaatgaagaattcCTTAATTTGGTaaacaaaagaaaagtagaccataaagaaaaaattattgttattgttgaTTGTGGTATTAAAAATAGTATAatcaaaaatttaataagaCACGGTATGGATCTTCcattaacatatattattgtaccttattattacaattttaATCATATAGATTATGATGCAGTTCTTTTATCTAATGGTCCTGGAGATCCTAAAAAGTGTGATTtccttataaaaaatttgaaagatagtttaacaaaaaataaaattatatttggtATTTGTTTAGGTAATCAACTATTAGGTATATCATTAGGTTGTGAcacatataaaatgaaatatggTAATAGAGGTGTTAATCAACCCGTAATACAATTAGtagataatatatgttacatTACCTCACAAAATCATGGATACtgtttaaagaaaaaatcaattttaaaaagaaaagagcTTGCGATTAGTTATATAAATGCTAATGATAAATCTATAGAAGGTATTTCACATAAAAATGGAAGATTTTATAGTGTCCAGTTTCATCCTGAGGGTAATAATGGTCCTGAAGatacatcatttttatttaagaaTTTTCTTTTAGATATctttaataagaaaaaacaatataGAGAATATTTaggatataatattatttatataaaaaagaaagtgCTTCTTTTAGGTAGTGGTGGTTTATGTATAGGACAAGCAGGAGAATTCGATTATTCAGGAACACAAGCAATTAAAAGTTTAAAAGAATGTggtatatatgttatattagtTAATCCTAACATAGCAACTGTTCAAACATCAAAAGGTTTGGCAGATAAGGTATACTTTTTACCAGTTAATTGTGAATTTgtagaaaaaattattaaaaaggaaaaacctgattttattttatgtacatTTGGTGGTCAGACAGCTTTAAATTGTGCTTTAATGTTAGATCAAAAAAAAGTAttgaaaaagaataattGTCAATGTTTAGGTACATCTTTAGAATCTATAAGAATAACAGAAAATAGAACATTATTTgctgaaaaattaaaagaaattaatgaAAGAATAGCTCCATATGGTAGTGCAAAAAATGTTAATCAAGCTATTGATATAGCTAATAAAATAGGATATCCAATATTAGTACGTACAACATTTTCGTTAGGAGGATTAAATAGTAGTTtcataaataatgaagaagaacTTATcgaaaaatgtaataaaatatttttacaaactgataatgaaatatttatagatAAATCATTACAAGGATGGAAAGAAATAGAATATGAATTATTaagagataataaaaataattgtatagctatatgtaatatggaaaatatagATCCATTAGGTATACATACAGGAGATAGTATAGTTGTTGCACCTTCACAAACATTAAgtaattatgaatattataaatttagaGAAATAGCATTAAAGGTAATTAcacatttaaatattataggAGAATGTAATATACAATTTGGTATAAATCCACAAACAGGAGAATATTGTATTATTGAAGTTAATGCTAGGCTTAGTAGAAGTTCAGCATTAGCTTCTAAAGCTACTGGTTATCCACTTGCTTATATATCAGCAAAAATAGCCTTGGGATATGATTTGATAAGTTTAAAAAATAGCATAACTAAAAAAACAACTGCCTGTTTTGAACCCTCTCTAGATTACATTACAACAAAAATACCACGATGggatttaaataaatttgagTTTGCTTCTAATACAATGAATAGTAGTATGAAAAGTGTAGGAGAAGTTATGTCTATAGGTAGAACCTTTGAAGAATCTATACAAAAATCTTTAAGATGTattgatgataattatttagGATTTAGTAATACGTATTGTATAGATTGGgatgaaaagaaaattattgaagaattaaaaaatccATCACCAAAAAGAATTGATGCTATACATCAAGCTTTCCATTTAAATATGCCTATGGATAAAATACATGAGCTGACACATATTGATTATTGGTTCTtacataaattttataatatatataatttacaaaataagTTGAAAACGTTAAAATTAGAGCAATTATCTTTTAATGATTTGAAGTATTTTAAGAAGCATGGTTTTAGTGATAAGCAAATAGCTCACTACTTATCCTTCAACACAagcgataataataataataataataatattagctCATGTAGGGTTACAGAAAATGATGTTATGAAATATAGAGAAAAGCTAGGATTATTTCCACATATTAAAGTTATTGATACCTTATCAGCCGAATTTCCGGCTTTAactaattatttatatttaacttATCAAGGTCAAGAACATGATGTTCTCCcattaaatatgaaaaggaaaaagatatGCACGCTTAATAATAAACGAAATgcaaataagaaaaaagtcCATGTCAAGAACCACTTATATAATGAACTAGTTGATGATAAGGATACACAATTAcacaaagaaaataataataataataatatgaattctggaaatgtagaaaataaatgtaaattgAATAAAGAATCCTATGGCtataataattcttctaATTGTAtcaatacaaataatattaatatagaaaataatatttgtcatgatatatctataaacaaaaatataaaagttaCAATAAACAATTCCAATAATTCTATATcgaataatgaaaatgttgAAACAAACTTAAATTGTGTATCTGAAAGGGCCGGTAGCCATCATATATATggtaaagaagaaaagagtATAGGATCTGATgatacaaatattttaagTGCAcaaaattcaaataataactTTTCATGTAATAATGAGAATATGAATAAAGCAAACGTTGATGTTAATGTACTAGAAAATGATACGAAAAAACGAGAAGATATAAATACTACAACAGTATTTATGGAAGGTCAAAATAgtgttattaataataagaataaagagAATAGTTCTTTATTGAAAGgtgatgaagaagatattGTGATggtaaatttaaaaaaggaaaataattataatagtgTAATTAATAATGTAGATTGTAGGAAAAAGGATATGgatggaaaaaatataaatgatgaatgtaaaacatataagaaaaataaatataaagatatgggattaaataataatatagtagATGAGTTATCCAATGGAACATCACATTCAACTAatgatcatttatatttagatAATTTTAATACATCAGATGAAGAAATAgggaataataaaaatatggatatGTATTTATCTAAGCAAAAAAGTATATCTAATAAAAACCCTGGTAATTCTTATTATGTTGTAGATTccgtatataataatgaatacaAAATTAATAAGATGAAAGAGTTAATAGATAACGAAAATTTaaatgatgaatataataataatgttaatatgAATTGttctaattataataatgctAGTGCATTTGTAAATGGAAAGGATAGAAATGATAATTTAGAAAATGATtgtattgaaaaaaatatggatcATACATACAAACATTATAATCGTTTAAACAATCGTAGAAGTACAAATGAGAGGATGATGCTTATGGTAAACAATGAAAAAGAGAGCAATCATGAGAAGGGCCATAGAAGAAATggtttaaataaaaaaaataaagaaaaaaatatggaaaaaaataagggaaaaaataaagacaAAAAGAATTATCATTATGTTAATCATAAAAggaataatgaatataatagtaACAATATTGAATCGAAgtttaataattatgttgatgatataaataaaaaagaatattatgaagatgaaaatgatatatattattttacacATTCGTCACAAGGTAACAATGACGATTTAagtaatgataattatttaagTAGTGAAGAATTGAATACTGATGAgtatgatgatgattattattatgatgaagatgaagaagatgacTATGacgatgataatgatgatgatgatgatgatgggGAGGATGAGGAGgataatgattattataatgatgatggtTATGATAGCTATAATTCTTTATCATCTTCAAGAATATCAGATGTATCATCTGTTATATATTCAGGGaacgaaaatatatttaatgaaaaatataatgatataggTTTTAAAATAATCGATAATAGGAATGAAAAAGAGaaagagaaaaagaaatgtttTATTGTATTAGGTTGTGGTTGTTATCGTATTGGTAGTTCTGTAGAATTTGATTGGAGTGCTATACATTGTGTAAAGACCATAAGAAAATTAAACCATAAAgctatattaataaattgtaACCCAGAAACTGTAAGTACAGATTATGATGAAAGTGATCGTCTATATTTTGATGAAATAACAACAGaagttataaaatttatatataactttgAAAATAGTAATGGTGTGATTATAGCTTTTGGTGGACAAACATCAAATAATTTAGTATTtagtttatataaaaataatgtaaatatattaggATCAAGTGCACAAAGTGTTGATTGTTGTGAAAATAGGAATAAATTTTCGCACTTATGTGATTCCTTAAAAATTGATCAACCGAAATGGAAtaaatttacaaaattatCCAAGGCTATACAATTTGCTAATGAAGTAAAATTTCCTGTATTAGTAAGACCATCGTATGTATTATCTGGTGCAGCTATGAGAGTTGTAAATTGTtttgaagaattaaaaaactTTTTAATGAAGGCAGCTATTGTTAGTAAAGATAATCCTGTTGTAATATCAAAATTTATTGAGAATGCTAAAGAAATAGAAATAGATTGTGTTAGTAAAAATggtaaaataattaattatgcTATATCTGAACATGTTGAAAATGCTGGTGTACATTCAGGTGATGCAACATTAATATTACCtgcacaaaatatatatgttgaaaCACATaggaaaataaagaaaatatccGAAAAGATTTCAaaatcattaaatatatctgGTCCATTTAATATACAATTTATATGTCatcaaaatgaaataaaaattattgaatGTAATTTAAGAGCATCTAGAACTTTTCCATTTATATCAAAAGCTCTAAATCTAAACTTTATAGATTTAGCTACAAGGATATTAATGGGTTATGACGTCAAACcaattaatatatcattaattgATTTAGAATATACAGCTGTAAAAGCACCGATTTTCTCATTTAATAGATTACATGGATCAGATTGTATACTAGGTGTAGAAATGAAATCTACAGGTGAAGTAGCATGTTTTggtttaaataaatatgaagcTTTATTAAAATCATTAATAGCTACAGGTATGAAGTTACCCAAAAAATCAATACTTATaagtattaaaaatttaaataataaattagcTTTTGAAGAACCGTtccaattattatttttaatgggATTTACAATATATGCGACTGAAGGTACGTATGATTTCTACTCTAAATTTTTAGAATCTTTTAATGTTAATAAAGGTTCTAAATTTCATCAAAGACTTATTAAagttcataataaaaatgcaGAAAATATATCACCAAATACAACAGATTTAATTATGAATCATAAAGTTGAAATGGTTATTAATATAACTGATACATTAAAAACAAAGGTTAGTTCAAATGGTTATAAAATTAGAAGATTAGCATCAGATTTCCAGGTTCCTTTAATAACTAATATGAAACTTTGTTCTCTTTTTATTGACTcattatatagaaaattcTCAAGACAAAAGGAAAGAAAATCATTCTATACCATAAAGAGTTATGACGAATATATAAGTTTGGTATAA
- a CDS encoding 40S ribosomal protein S27, whose product MNVDLLNPDPVEESKKHKLKRLIPTPNSYFMDVKCPGCLQITTLFSHAQNVVLCGSCNIMLCQPTGGKCKLTEGCSFRKKIE is encoded by the exons atGAATGTCGATTTATTAAATCCAGATCCAGTTGAAGAATCAAAGAAACATAAATTAAAGAGATTAATTCCAACTCCTAATTCTTATTTTATGGATGTTAAATGCCCAGGATGTCTCCAAATTACAACTTTATTTAGTCACGCACAAAATGTTGTTTTGTGTGGAag cTGTAACATTATGTTGTGCCAACCAACCGGTGGAAAATGTAAATTGACTGAAGGTTGCTCCTTTAGgaaaaaaattgaataa